The stretch of DNA ATCCCGTTGCCCACCGAACGTTCTCTGTATACCGTACTGCGGTCACCGCATGTGGATAAAAAATCACGCGAACAATTTGAGCTCCGTGTGCATAAGCGCCTTGTGGAGCTTAACGACGTGACGCCGGATATAATCGACGCGCTTAACAAACTTGAGATACCGGCAGGCGTGTATGTCGAGGTCAAGGCGATATGATCGGTTTGCTGGGTAAAAAGCTCGGCATGTCGCAGCTCTTCACCGACGACGGCAAGCTCCTTGCCGTCAGCATGGTCGAAGCCGGTCCCTGCCCTGTTGTCCAGGTAAAAACTAAAGAAAAGGATGGCTACGAAGCAATCCAGATCGGTTTTGGCGAGAAAAAAAGAGTCAATAAGCCATTGGCCGGTCATCTGAAGAACGGTAAGCTCAAAACGATCGGCACGCTTGGCGAACTAAAGGTCAAGGACATTTCAAAATATAAAACCGGCGACCAACTTACGGTATCGCTTTTCGTGGTCGGCGATAAAGTCTCGGTCTGCGGCTATACCAAGGGTCGGGGATTTACCGGCGGCATGAAACGCTGGGGATGGATGGGCGGTCCGGCCACTCACGGGTCGATGTCGCACCGACGCATGGGCTCGGTAGGAGCCAATACATATCCGGGCAGGATCTGGAAGAATAAGACAATGCCGGGCCGTTATGGGAACGAAAGAGTGACGACAAAAAATATTAAAGTGGTCAAGATCGACAACGACAAAAATATCATTTACCTCGAGGGCGCGGTACCCGGTCCGACCAATGGATTCATCGTGGTCGTGAAAGGCGAATAACCCGTGGAAACTATCCTCTTGAACGTGCAGGGCGAAGAAATCGGCAGGCAGAAGCTGTCCGGCAAGATCTTCGAGCAGCCGGTGAAAAAGACCCTGCTGTGGGAAAATATCAAGAATCTACTTAATAACCAGCGGCGGGGCACGGCAAAAACCAAGACCAGAGCGGAGATCCGGGGCGGCGGTAAAAAACCATGGCGCCAGAAAGGCATCGGTTGGGCAAGGCACGGCAGTATCAGGTCGCCCATCTGGCGCAAAGGCGGCGTGGTTTTCGGTCCCAAACCGCGCGATTACTATGTAAAACTGCCCCAGAAAAAAAGACTCGGGGCGCTCATTATCTCGCTGAGCGCGAAGGCCGGTGAGAATAGAGTTGTCATAATCGAAGACATCAAACTTGACCAGCCAAAAACAAAAACAGTTTATAACCTATTGAAGACCGCAAAACTGGATGAAAAAAAACTGCTTATCGGTGTTGACAGCCTGTCCAGCAATCTGAAACTGGCGACGCGGAACATACCAAAAATAAATCTGCGCCGGATCATCGATGTCAACGCTTATGATGTGATGTCGGCTGATTACGTCCTGCTGACCAAAAAAGCGCTGGAAAACCTGGAGTTACGGTGCAGTACGAAAAAATCATAAAGCGCCCGCTCATCACGGAAAAGGCCGATACGCTCAAAGAGATCAACTGTTACCAGTTTGAAGTGGCAAGGGATGCAACGAAACGGGTGATCCGGGAAGCGGTGCAAAAATTATTCAATGTTGAGGTTATCGATGTGAAAACCGCTAATTTCCGAGGCAAGCCCAGACGCCTGGGAAGATCTGTGGGTCACAAAGCCGGATATAAAAAAGCCTCGGTATTCATCAAGCCCGGCCAGAAGATCGAGCTGGTCGAAGGGGTATGATCTGATGGGTGTCAAAACGTTCAACCCGACTTCAGCCGGACGAAGATTCATGATGGTCAACAAGCAGCCGGTCACCAAGGGCAAAGCTGAAAAACTTTTATCGTTCTCGAAAAAGACGACCGCGGGACGGAACAATATGGGCCGGGTCACAGCGCGTCATCGCGGCGGCGGCAACCGCACCATTATCAGGATCGTCGATTTCAAAAGGAACAAAGATACGATACCGGCGACGGTTAAGGGCGTGGAATACGATCCTAACCGGAGCGCGCTCATTGCCCTTGTCGTTTACCGCGACGGGGAAAAACGTTATGTCGTGGCGCCTGACGGCATTCAGGCCGGCGACACGATCGTTTCCGGCGACGATGCGCCGATAAGGATCGGCAACGCGCTGACGCTGAACAACATCCCGCTGGGCGTTGAGATCCATAATATCGAACTGCAACCCGGCAAAGGCGGCGAGCTGGTGCGCAGCGCCGGCCTTTCATGCCAGATCCTGGCCAAAGAAGGCGCCTATGCCCACATCAAATTGCCGTCCGGCGAGATCCGTCTCATCGATCTGCGGTGCCGCGCGACGATCGGCAAAGTTTCTAATCCGCTTCATTCCAGCATTGTTATCGGAAAAGCCGGCAGGAACAGGCATCGGGGTATCAAACCGTATGTCCGCGGGGTCGCGATGAACCCGATCGACCATCCCATGGGCGGCGGTGAAGGCAGGTCCCATGGCGGCAGACATCCAACATCGCCCTGGGGCTGGCTGACCAAGGGTAAGAAAACGCGCAAACGGAAAAAAGCTTCAAGCAAATTTATCGTCAAGAGGAGAAAGTAGTCTATGTCACGATCGTTGAAAAAAGGACCTTACATTGATGCCAAGCTTTTGAAGAAAATAACAAAACTGCTGGAGACCAAGGAAAAGAAAGTTATCAAGACCTGGGCCAGAAGATCGGTCATCCCCCCGGAGTTCGTGGGCTTCACGATCGCGGTCCACAATGGTAACCGTTTCATACCGGTGTACATCACGGAAAGGATGGTGGGGCATAAACTCGGTGAATTTTCGCCGACCCGGACTTTCCGCGCCCATTCCGGAGTCAGGAAAGCCGAGAAAGAAAGAGAGTTTGAAAAATGACGACCTCGGCGCGAGCGGTTAAGCGCTACGAACGCGCATCACCCTTGAAGGTCCGCAGGATCCTGCGCATCATCAAGGGCAAGCGCGTGCCGGCGGCGCGCGCGATCCTCCAGTTCCATCATTCCAAGCTAATACATCCGGTCTTAAAGACCCTCAATTCCGCCGTTGCGAACCTGAAAAACGCTATTGGTACGATCCGCCTTGACGACGGCGACATTCGCGTCAAGGAAGCGGTCGTGAACGATGGTCCACAGATGAAACGTTGGCGTCCCGGATTCCGGGGCAGCGCCGACATGATCATCCGGAGGACCTGCCACATCACGGTAACGGTCGATTCGCTCAAACCGATACCCGTCAAAAAAGGAGAATAGCTAATGGGACAAAAAACGCATCCGATCGGATTCAGGCTGGGGATAACCAAGGACTGGAAATCAAAATGGTTTGACCAGGCAGGTTACGCCAAGCTCGTGGCTCAGGATATTAAACTGCGCCGATATCTGGAACAGCGGCTCACCGAAGCCATGCTCGCGGATATCATTATCCGGCGGATATCAAACAAAGTCATTATTTCAATATTCACCGCTCAACCCGGCAAGGTCATCGGCAAAGGCGGAGAGGAGATCAAAAAGCTGCATGAGGAAATAAAAAGTTTGATCAGCAATGATATCGTTATAAACATTGAAGAGGTCAGGATCCCCGAACTTGACGCGCACCTGGTCGCCCAGAACATCGTCAAGCAGATACAGCAAAGGATATCGCACCGCCGCGCGATGAAGCGGGCGGTCATTTCCGCGATGAAGATCGGGGCGCGGGGTATAAAAGTCGCCTGCGCCGGACGTCTGGGCGGCTCCGAGATCGCGCGGACCGAATGGTACCGGGAAGGAAGGGTACCGCTGCAGACCCTCTCGGCCGATATCGATTTCGCGCGGACCACGGCTTTCACGATCTACGGCACGGTGGGGGTTAAAGTCTGGATCTATAAAGGAGACGCGCGCTAATGTTAGAGCCCAAAAAGGTCAAATACCGGAAACAACAGCGGGGTCGGAGAAAGGGTAAAGCAACGAGCGGCAGCACGTTCGCGTTTGGCGAATTCGGGCTGATCGCGCTGGAACCGGCATGGATCACCGCGCGTCAGATCGAAGCGGCCAGGGTTGCTATCACGCACACGATGAAAAAAGGCGCGAAGATGTGGCTCCGGATATTCCCGGATAAGCCGGTCACAAAGAAACCGGCAGAGACCAGGATGGGCAAAGGCAAGGGTATACCGGAGTTCTGGGTCAGTGTTGTCAAACCCGGCAGGATCCTGTTCGAGATTGAAGGCTTGACCGAAAGCGAAGCTCAATATCTGCTGCGCCTGGCCGCCAGCAAGCTGCCTTTAAAAACACGCTTTGTACGGCGCGCGGTAGGAGTCCATTATGAAAGCTTTTGAACTCCAGGAAAAAACCAAAGACGAACTGAAGGACCTGCTCGCCGGGCTCCAGAAAGAATTGTTCAATTTACGGGTACGCAGGATCGCCCGCGAACTCCCGAATCCGCTGCGGCTCCGCACGATCCGTCGCGATATTGCCAGGATCAAAACGTACTTAAGGGAAGAAGAACTTGGAAAACGCAAACTGATGGACGCTAAAAAGACCGCTCCGAAGGCTAAACCGCAAAAGAAAGGAGACGACCGTGCGAAAAAGTAAGATCGGCATCGTGATCGGAGACAAACCGACAAAGACGATAATTGTCCAGGTTCGGAATTATGTCAAACATAAGCTATACAAGAAATATATGCGGCAGAATACCAAGATTTATGTTCATGATGAGAAAGATGAATGCAAGGTCGGAGAAAGGGTCGTGATCCAGGAATGCCGGCCGATCTCAAAGCTTAAACGGTGGAGAGTGATCAAGAGGCTTTCATGAAAACCAATGCAAATTCTAAATTCCAAGCACTAAATAATAAACAAGCACTAATCACCAAATTACAAAATTCAAAACAGCAGGATTCTTTTTTTGAAAATTTGGATTTAGGATTTCGAATTTGTTTAGGATTTCGGATTTCGAGTTTAGGATTTGACCGAGCGAATGCGAGGCTTCTGTGATCCAGATCTACACACGGCTGAAAGTCTGCGATAACACGGGTGCGCGCGTGGCAATGTGCATCCATGTCGCGGGCAGCTCCGGCCGAAGGTATGGATATATCGGCGATATAATCAATGTCGCGATCAAGGATGCCATGCCCAACGCACCGGTCAAAAAAGGTGATAAAGGCAAGGCAGTCGTGGTCCGCACCAGTAAAGAATATCGCCGTCCCGATGGATCCTATGTCAGGTTCGACGATAACGCATGCGTGCTCATCAACGATCAGAAGGAACCCAGGGGTACCCGGGTATTCGGCCCGGTTGCGCGCGAACTCCGGGAAAAAGGTTTCACGAAGATCATCTCCCTCGCCAGCGAGGTCGTATGACCGCCATGCCTGCAGACAAGAATATGGGAGCCAGATAGAATGCGAAAATATTCACACCTCCGGGCCCTTAAGATCATCAGGCCGAAATTCCATGTAAAAAAGAACGATCTCATTGAGGTGATCACTGGTGAAGAAAAAGGCCGGCGGGGCCGGGTCCTGGAGATCATCAGCGAAAAAAACCAGGCGCTCGTCGAAGGCCTCAATATGATGAAAAAACACCAGCGGGCACGCTCCCAGAGACAGCCGGCCGGCATCGTTACCGTCCCCTCACCGATCCATATTTCTAATCTTATTCTTATTTGCTCAAAATGCGGCAAGAAAACAACGGTCATCTGGCAAAAAATAGAAAAAAAACGCGCCCGGACGTGCAAAGAATGCGGAGAGATAATTGAATAAAAAATATCTGCCCCGGTTGAAATCATATTATGACACTCAGCTCAGGAAAACGCTCATGAAAGCATTAGGTTACAAGAACATCTACCAGGTCCCGGAATTGAAAAAGATCGTCATCAATAGCGGCTGCGGCGAAGCGGTAACCGACCAGAAACATCTGGAGATAGTGCGGGAAGACTTGATGAAGATCACGGGCCAGGCGCCGGTATTCACGAAGGTCAAGCGACCGATCTCCAACTTCAAGATCCGCAAGGGTATGGTGATCGGCATGAAGATCACCCTGCGGGGGGCGATAATGTATGATTTCTTCGACCGGTTCGTCAATTTCGCGGCCCCTCGTATCAGGGATTTCCGCGGATTTCCAAGGGATTCGTTCGACGGCCGCGGCTCTTACAACATGGGACTTAATGAACAGACGATCTTCCCCGAGATCGAATACGATAAGGTAAAAAAGGTCTTTGGCATGGATATCGCGATCGTTACCTCGGCAAAGAAAGACAGTGATGCCATGGCATTGCTCGAAGGCCTGGGGATGCCGTTTGAACGGAAGAAATAAGGCAGGGATGCCGTTTGAAAAAAAGAAGTGATGATGGAACGTGTTGGAGTAGAGCCTTCAGGCTCGTGGGTTACGGGCGTAAACACCCTACTCCAGAACATCGCGAAATAACAAGGAGGTTTGATTGGCAAAATTATGTTTGATTAACAAACAGAAGAAAACACCCAAATTTTCGACCAGGAAATACAACCGCTGCGAACGCTGCGGACGGCCCAGAGCTTACTACCGCAAATTCGGACTGTGCCGCATCTGCCTGCGAGAACTTGCCTTAAAGGGTGAGATCCCGGGCGTCAGAAAAGCGACCTGGTAACGGATCGTCATAGGTTATCGGGCAGCGCAGCCGGTTAAAGCCCCAAATCCACATTCTTCTCATATCCTCGTAACCTCACAACTTCTCAGCTTCGATCTTTATCACATCCCCCCAGCCACAAAACCACCTAGCCCCGCTTTATTTCAATCCCCAGCTTCTCCCCTATTTTATCCATCCGTTCATAATCGGTCAGGTCCAGCATTAAAGGCGTGATCGATATATATCCTTCGCTGGTCGCCTTGAAATCAGTGTCGTCAGCGATCTTATAAGAAAGCACGCCGTCGATCACACTGTATTTCACGCCGTCGCGGTCGCCGTCGCTGATCACCTTGTCCTGGTAGATGCGTTTGCCCATCTTGGTTATCTTTTCACCTTTGATCTTGCCCCGCGGGATATTCACGTTGAGGACAAGCTTTGACACCGGCGCTTTCAATACCCTTTCCGTCAGACCCTTAGTGTATTTCGCCGCATCGCTGAAATCTCTGAATTCTACGTCATCCACCGAAACGGCCATGGACCTGATGCCCAGGGTCGCCGCCTGCAGCGCGGCCGCCACTGTTCCCGAGTAGAAAACATCGCTCCCCATGTTGGGCCCGTGGTTAATGCCAGAGATAACCAGGTCGATCCTTCCCGGACCCAGCAGGTCATGGTAAGCCAAGAGCACGCAGTCGGTCGGTGTGCCGTCGACAACGTAGAACTTGTCGCGCAGGCGCTCGACACGGATCGGTCTGCGCAGGGTCAACGAATGGCTGGCGCCGCTTTGCTGATAGCGTGGCGCCGACACCAAGACCTCAAATCCTTCTTCCTTTCTCAGCGCGTTGTAAAGCGCCTGAAACCCAGCGGCGTCGTATCCGTCGTCGTTGGTTAATACGATCAACGCCATAAGAACCCCACCGCCATCCGGATGAACCTGATGGTATCCATGACCGGCAGAATATAGCTTTTCTCGTTCCCGTATATCGTCTTGATCGGGACCGACCCGATCCGGTAGCCGGCAAGCCCAGCCTTGCATGCCAGTTCCGATTCGGTCTGGAAGTTCCTGGTTCTCAAACGTACCCGATCAAATATCTTCAGATCGATCAATCGGTATCCCGACTGCACATCCGGAATGTAGCGGTTGCTTAACAGCGAGATCACCAGCGACGTAGTCCGGTTGGTAAATTTGCGCGATATCGGCATCGGGGCTCGGTCATTGCGCCGGGAACCGATTATGACATCAAAATCACCATTGGAATTCAGAAATTCATTCAATTCGTTCACGCGATGCTGGCCATCGGCGTCCATGGTTATGACTTTTTGTAGACCGTTTTTTCTCGCCTCATCAAAACCCTGGTTCAAAACCCAGCCCTTGCCGGTATTTTTGCTGTTTTTTAAGACCCTCACCCCGCACCGTTCCGCGATCACCGCGGTTTTGTCTTGCGAACCATCGTCGACGACAATGATGTTTTCTTTCTTGAAACCATAATCAATGAGGTCTTGGATAAGTTGACCGATCGTTCTTTCTGCATTGTATGCTGGGATAACTACTCCAATTTTATTTGGACTTTGCACCCCCTATTTTAACCCATCTGTCGTCAAAGTCAATCCCTGCTCTTGTCATTCCCGCGCAAGCGGGAATCCAGCCGCAACCTTCAGGTTGCGAAACTATGCAGGTTTCACCGGAATTTTACGCAGGCTGAAGCCGGCAGCTACAATTCCACCGAAAATTGAATAATTACCATCGTGTTAATTGCTATTGACATTACCAACTCAAATCACTAAGATATAGTAACAGTAAGATTACAAAGCATTTAGATCGACCTTTGAGGAGGTTTCAATGAAACATATAAATCTGTTAGTCACGATATTGTTCTGCACAACCGCACTGAGCTTCGCGGATCAACATAAATACCTGGTGCGCGTTGACGATCTGGCTGATCATAACTACCCCATCGTCGAGATCATTGAGAACCATTATCTGATGCTTGCCGGCGACAAGGAGGTCGAACGTTTAGACGCTGATCTTGTTCCATACCGGATCCT from bacterium encodes:
- the rpsJ gene encoding 30S ribosomal protein S10, with product MNKLRIRLKSYDHRILDQSIKSIIDTAKRFGINIAGPIPLPTERSLYTVLRSPHVDKKSREQFELRVHKRLVELNDVTPDIIDALNKLEIPAGVYVEVKAI
- the rplC gene encoding 50S ribosomal protein L3 — protein: MIGLLGKKLGMSQLFTDDGKLLAVSMVEAGPCPVVQVKTKEKDGYEAIQIGFGEKKRVNKPLAGHLKNGKLKTIGTLGELKVKDISKYKTGDQLTVSLFVVGDKVSVCGYTKGRGFTGGMKRWGWMGGPATHGSMSHRRMGSVGANTYPGRIWKNKTMPGRYGNERVTTKNIKVVKIDNDKNIIYLEGAVPGPTNGFIVVVKGE
- the rplD gene encoding 50S ribosomal protein L4 gives rise to the protein METILLNVQGEEIGRQKLSGKIFEQPVKKTLLWENIKNLLNNQRRGTAKTKTRAEIRGGGKKPWRQKGIGWARHGSIRSPIWRKGGVVFGPKPRDYYVKLPQKKRLGALIISLSAKAGENRVVIIEDIKLDQPKTKTVYNLLKTAKLDEKKLLIGVDSLSSNLKLATRNIPKINLRRIIDVNAYDVMSADYVLLTKKALENLELRCSTKKS
- the rplW gene encoding 50S ribosomal protein L23, yielding MQYEKIIKRPLITEKADTLKEINCYQFEVARDATKRVIREAVQKLFNVEVIDVKTANFRGKPRRLGRSVGHKAGYKKASVFIKPGQKIELVEGV
- the rplB gene encoding 50S ribosomal protein L2 — its product is MGVKTFNPTSAGRRFMMVNKQPVTKGKAEKLLSFSKKTTAGRNNMGRVTARHRGGGNRTIIRIVDFKRNKDTIPATVKGVEYDPNRSALIALVVYRDGEKRYVVAPDGIQAGDTIVSGDDAPIRIGNALTLNNIPLGVEIHNIELQPGKGGELVRSAGLSCQILAKEGAYAHIKLPSGEIRLIDLRCRATIGKVSNPLHSSIVIGKAGRNRHRGIKPYVRGVAMNPIDHPMGGGEGRSHGGRHPTSPWGWLTKGKKTRKRKKASSKFIVKRRK
- the rpsS gene encoding 30S ribosomal protein S19, which codes for MSRSLKKGPYIDAKLLKKITKLLETKEKKVIKTWARRSVIPPEFVGFTIAVHNGNRFIPVYITERMVGHKLGEFSPTRTFRAHSGVRKAEKEREFEK
- the rplV gene encoding 50S ribosomal protein L22; its protein translation is MTTSARAVKRYERASPLKVRRILRIIKGKRVPAARAILQFHHSKLIHPVLKTLNSAVANLKNAIGTIRLDDGDIRVKEAVVNDGPQMKRWRPGFRGSADMIIRRTCHITVTVDSLKPIPVKKGE
- the rpsC gene encoding 30S ribosomal protein S3, with the protein product MGQKTHPIGFRLGITKDWKSKWFDQAGYAKLVAQDIKLRRYLEQRLTEAMLADIIIRRISNKVIISIFTAQPGKVIGKGGEEIKKLHEEIKSLISNDIVINIEEVRIPELDAHLVAQNIVKQIQQRISHRRAMKRAVISAMKIGARGIKVACAGRLGGSEIARTEWYREGRVPLQTLSADIDFARTTAFTIYGTVGVKVWIYKGDAR
- the rplP gene encoding 50S ribosomal protein L16, with the protein product MLEPKKVKYRKQQRGRRKGKATSGSTFAFGEFGLIALEPAWITARQIEAARVAITHTMKKGAKMWLRIFPDKPVTKKPAETRMGKGKGIPEFWVSVVKPGRILFEIEGLTESEAQYLLRLAASKLPLKTRFVRRAVGVHYESF
- the rpsQ gene encoding 30S ribosomal protein S17 — protein: MRKSKIGIVIGDKPTKTIIVQVRNYVKHKLYKKYMRQNTKIYVHDEKDECKVGERVVIQECRPISKLKRWRVIKRLS
- the rplN gene encoding 50S ribosomal protein L14 → MIQIYTRLKVCDNTGARVAMCIHVAGSSGRRYGYIGDIINVAIKDAMPNAPVKKGDKGKAVVVRTSKEYRRPDGSYVRFDDNACVLINDQKEPRGTRVFGPVARELREKGFTKIISLASEVV
- the rplX gene encoding 50S ribosomal protein L24, translated to MRKYSHLRALKIIRPKFHVKKNDLIEVITGEEKGRRGRVLEIISEKNQALVEGLNMMKKHQRARSQRQPAGIVTVPSPIHISNLILICSKCGKKTTVIWQKIEKKRARTCKECGEIIE
- the rplE gene encoding 50S ribosomal protein L5, with protein sequence MNKKYLPRLKSYYDTQLRKTLMKALGYKNIYQVPELKKIVINSGCGEAVTDQKHLEIVREDLMKITGQAPVFTKVKRPISNFKIRKGMVIGMKITLRGAIMYDFFDRFVNFAAPRIRDFRGFPRDSFDGRGSYNMGLNEQTIFPEIEYDKVKKVFGMDIAIVTSAKKDSDAMALLEGLGMPFERKK
- a CDS encoding type Z 30S ribosomal protein S14 gives rise to the protein MAKLCLINKQKKTPKFSTRKYNRCERCGRPRAYYRKFGLCRICLRELALKGEIPGVRKATW
- the surE gene encoding 5'/3'-nucleotidase SurE, translating into MALIVLTNDDGYDAAGFQALYNALRKEEGFEVLVSAPRYQQSGASHSLTLRRPIRVERLRDKFYVVDGTPTDCVLLAYHDLLGPGRIDLVISGINHGPNMGSDVFYSGTVAAALQAATLGIRSMAVSVDDVEFRDFSDAAKYTKGLTERVLKAPVSKLVLNVNIPRGKIKGEKITKMGKRIYQDKVISDGDRDGVKYSVIDGVLSYKIADDTDFKATSEGYISITPLMLDLTDYERMDKIGEKLGIEIKRG
- a CDS encoding glycosyltransferase family 2 protein; this translates as MQSPNKIGVVIPAYNAERTIGQLIQDLIDYGFKKENIIVVDDGSQDKTAVIAERCGVRVLKNSKNTGKGWVLNQGFDEARKNGLQKVITMDADGQHRVNELNEFLNSNGDFDVIIGSRRNDRAPMPISRKFTNRTTSLVISLLSNRYIPDVQSGYRLIDLKIFDRVRLRTRNFQTESELACKAGLAGYRIGSVPIKTIYGNEKSYILPVMDTIRFIRMAVGFLWR